The Solea senegalensis isolate Sse05_10M linkage group LG18, IFAPA_SoseM_1, whole genome shotgun sequence DNA segment ACGTTTCTAACGTGAACAAAATAGCCAATGACCTTGTGTCCAAGTTCAAGTTTAGCCTGTTCGCCACCAGATTAACGGACAGGTCCCGACAACTGGCCTTCAGAAAAGGAGCCGCCGTGTTCGTCGTGAACGAGAGACCAAACCAAAGCGGCGTGATATTGAATGAAGAGCTGCCGGACATCACACACCGGCATTCACCGGACACGCGCAGGCTCAACGTGCGCAAGTACGAACAGGGAACAGCGAAATGTCTGTACGACATCAGCCCGAGTTACTCTGTGGATACTGTGAGTAACGTGTGCTTCGAGGTGGAGGATGTGGAAAAGTCCTTCAGGGACCTTCGCCATTTGGGTTGTAACTTCCTGGTGCCACCCACCACAGTGGAGGACGAGGCTGGAGCTGTCACCTACTCTGTGGTGCAGTCAGTTGTGGGCAATGTGTGCCACACGCTGATTGACAGGACTAAATATGAGGGTTTATTCCTGCCCGGGTTTGATGTCCTGGAAAAGGACTGCAACCtggaagaggacgaggacatGTCCTGTCCAATCACACACTTTGACCACATCACTTATGCCTGTCACAGGAAAACCACTCTGCAGGTCATGAGGTGGTATGAGCAGCTCTTTGGTTTTCAAAGGTTTTTCATTGATAGGTGAGAAAAACtcaagatattcacagttaaggtTTCCAGAGATTATAAAGTGGGACAATTTTTGGccaattattatattataaatacttCATTAAGTTCTATTGTCCTATTTTGTACTATCTACTTTAACTGGTCTAATTATGTTGGTGCATTTTTGATATTATGAAGTACCTTTGAGTATcttatataaataatgtgtactagtgttattatttatgtacatttgcacttttttgtgtgaatcCTGTTAATTGCACTCAAACTTAATTTATTGTCACATAAATACAGTGCAGACATAAAATGTAGATGATGCATGATACCAAtgatatcacgatacaacgattctgttttaatcaatatattacaagacaatcatatagcgatacatcacgatatctgtctcactgaaTGCCTGTGAAAAGTCAAAAGTGAAGGATTTCTCTATTCACAACATACAGAGCAAAGTGTGTAAAGTCTGCTTATTAAACATGGTGGGGCATCTCTTCATGTATAacctccctcttcttcatccAGTTAAATTctacccaagtttccctcattcatttaaGCAGCGTAAAATAAAGTACaattaaataaagatatttgCACCGGTGTATCGATTATTGTATTGTGTGAGGAAGGTCAACagtatatcaccaaatcaatattttgacccacccctgaTTGTTAAAGATTTAGaatttatcagatggaggaaaaaaagaaaatcatcccCCAATATTGGCGtcatatattataaatattctAAAGATCGGCTGAGGCCATAGAAAAACCCGTATCTGTCATCATGTAATTGTCTATTTTGTTCAGACTGATAATTTCACAAAGCTGACGGTTGACTGTTTGTTCTTGAGAGCAGTGAGGAAGATGTGGATGAAGGTTTCGTCATAAACCAGGAGGGCATTGGACTGCGTCTTACTGCCATGGAGTACTGGAAATGCAGCAAAGCTGGCATCATTCTTCCCTCTGTGGACAAAAAAGGGCCTGACTGCAAGTTTGTCATTGCAGAATCACTGCCTGAACAAGGTAACATCCAGCCACCCTATATTTTACTAATAAATTTACCCTCTGCCACCCTGTGTGATCTAAAGACTCCTCTcctactgtatgtgttttcttGCTGTCATTTTTAGGCAGGAACCAAGTTGACACCTTCTTGGAGCAGCACCGGGCTCCAGGGATCCAGCATGTTGGACTGTACACTGAAAACATCCTCTCTACTGCACATGCAATGGCTGGAGCTGGAGTGCAGTTCTTCTCCCCCCCTCCTGCCTATTACACTGAGGTTTGACTGACTCCTTTAGACTTGTAATGGCAGGATTAccacaaaacatttttggtCAGGCCAAAAATGCTAATCGCGATATATATTTTCAATTGTGTAGATATTGTGATAAATGTCAATTGATTTTTGCTCCTGGTTGAAAATTGAAGAAACTCTTAGCAGCCAATTTGGCACTGAATGCAGCTACATTTTATGTATTGTGATTATTATCGCCATAGAATGTGTATTTAAACCAGAATTGTCTTCACTATAAGAAAGTACAAATACATCATTGTGTTTCCATCAGAATATATCAGGTTTCTATACAGAGTTTACAATTAATGGTGTTTTTCCAATTAATTTCTCCATATATATCAGTGgctgtttttttgcattaaataaTAGTAGTATGTAACACATACAGGTAATATTTTGCAGACATATTATCCTCCACCTGATTCTACACTTACCGATTCTCTATGCTGTGACAGGTGGGAAAACAGCAGGAAATCGAGGAGGCAGGACACAGCCCTCAGATGCTGGCACAGTATGGCATTCTCCTGGACACAGACCTGCACCAGGGTCCACTGAAAACATCCTGTGACAACAGACGGTGAGAGGGAATATAACTAAATAACCCCCGAAAATAGAGAAATCAACCCACAGAGGAGATGATTAATGTAAGACTTGTACTTGTCCTGTTATCGTCATTGTCTAGGTACCTTCTCCAGGTGTTCACCAAGCCCATCTTTGCTGAGGACACCTTCTTCCTCGAGTTGATTGAGAGAAGAGGGGCAATGGGTTTTGGCGAGGGAAACATCAGAGCACTGTGGCGGTCGGTGCAGGCCTACATGGAGAGTGAAAGAGGGGATTctcaagaaaatgaaaactcaAAGACTGTTTACATAAGAGCACacgaaacaaaataataatgaaatattcaaaatgttatCTATTTCAGTATAAATTAAGTGGAAGGCCTCAAATTGCACTTCACTCTACGCTGTTTATAAATCAAATTATATGTTGTGATAATAGCTATCTCGCACATCTCAAATTTAAGATGCTGCTTCTCATTGTGAACAAACTGGTGTGATAGCAAATTACTCATAAAATGCTTCAAATATgagaacataaataaacacacatacaaacgtTGTACATTGATTAAACAATGGCGTGAAAACTTCATTATTGTAATATCTTGAGTCATCTATGACAGTGGTTTCCATActtaattatttctatttaatgttttctttttctcaaatGCATTTGGGAAGTAAATGCTGTACTTACTATAATTTACTTGATATTTCATTCTATACTTAATTTAGTAGTTTGGATTTACTCAAGTAAAATACCTCAACATTCCATCAAAAATTGACTTATTGATAAAATCACATGGAGAGCCTGGAAGACTAATTACATGTTAATGCATCAGCACTAATAATCAAATACAATATGATACATAGTATTTCaactttatcatttaaaaaaaaaaatagaaacaaaaaccACAGGTAATCAGGTAACTTCACATCTTGAGACTGTCGTTAAATTATGTAATTGTATAGCATTATCCAAATTCACTAGTTATTTAATAGCCATTTAACCACATAAACTATATTATTACTTTTCTGAGCTAAGATGACCTTTCTTCTAAataacacactcactcagtcactaaTGAACCATCACTGGAAGAACAGCTGCACCTCTTTCAGTTTTTGTGTTGCGCAAACTTTGGCTAAATCGTGGCTCCATCCAGCCTCTTCCTAACTATCCCCTACAGAGTTGTGCCAGTTCAATTAACTTGACTATAATTATTATAGGCGAGGCAGTGAATTGTAGACAGTGTTCCATTAAAACCATATGTTGTTTTGATGTCCTGACGACAGTCCCTGTGTCCCCACTGAGTAACATCGGAGAGTCATTTCAACCACAACCTTTAAAATAACCAGTTTGTAAATACATGTACTTCTGCCTTTTGACAAATggtgtcagtgttttcttttactcCAGTGTCATTCTCTTGGCAAATCAAAACTTTGGAGTTTAATGTCTTTAGGGTCTGTCTTTTACTAAACTGAACATTTCTGGCACAAAGAGAAACactacagagagacacaaacagctgtACTCTTAACTCAATTTTGGATTGAATTTGTAGCCTGGTTGCATTAGTTTAAGGGAAAGAATACAAACTGTTGAATCTTGCGTCATAAAGGGGGAGTTTTGTTTTGGGATGGAGGGAATTAACTGTTCATTAAAGTTGAGAAGGGATGGCTCCAGTACAGGAGTGCTTCAGCCATCTGTCTGCAGCcagtgtgagacacagatgGCATCCAGCGTTCTGCATGGGGTCTCAGTACTGGGAGTTTGGAAGCTCACCTCTTATTTACTGTTCACCACATGGTAACAAGTGTTACATTAATAACCGTCAAAAAAATGTACTCGAGAACCTAGGGTCACTTCAGTTTAATCCTGGGGCCTTTTTGTGGCACTGTGATTGGTGGATACTGCCCCCTATGGTTTTGacaatcacagcacacactaTTCTGTCAAAGTTGGTAAGTTGCAAAAACTCCCACTCATGCGTGTTTGACAGAGCGCTTCCTACAGACTCATCTGTGCCTTTTAGGACGACAACACATGCAAAGTTTGATGTGTCATAtattgtgcatttgttttggaaAGCATTTCTTTGCCAGTCTGCTGAAACAgttagggtaaaaaaaaacaacaacgtgtgACTCCCACACTGTAGCCTACACAGTCAAGGGGACAAATCCACAGTGGCCTTTAACACAAAAGGCAGACAGTCTAAAACCGAGGAGGACAGTACAGCAGTCTGACAGTCTGGGAGAGATTAGTGGCACACAGCAGATGTTACTCCTTGATTAACAACAGTGTCTGCCAGGGGTGAGACTCAGCTCCCCACCCTTCTGGGCCCCACTGTCTTAACTTCAGCCCccacaaaataaatcagctcAGCATACATGGAGTTATGGGACAAGAAGTAGTTCATCTGTTTTTCAAATATACAGGTATGACTTCAATAACTGCAATTTGCTCGTATCATGCCTTTGCTTTAGTGTCGTAAATATGCATCAACGATGTGAGATCCCAAATACAAGCACTGCAACTTTGCTGTTGTTGGCTCACAACGTGCGAACAGTATCTAAACACCCAAAAAGCCAAGTAAAcacactgttatatactgtacataagcTGCGTTATATGAAGATGCATGAATGAAAGTGGTCCCTGACTTTAGAGAATAGAGAGCTCACAAGAAGAGCTTTTTTAGAATGAGAATTGGCTTCAATTCAAGTATGTGTGCATATATTTGACTCTGTGtactaacaaataaaaaagacctAGATGATACAACACAActgaacaaataacaaataaatgatacaCACTGGTCTACATATCAGACTTTGTCACCTCTCAAAACTCACCTTTTCAAAATAGCATACAATATTTAATCACTCAGGTTGTTAGAGTAATGATATGTATGAGTgtatgtttgcacacacacacacacacacacactggttttgcTTTATTTGTATGGACACTcttagacataatgcattccctatcaccaatgcctaaccctaacctaaaccttcttctaaccctaactctaaaaccaggtctcaatcctcaaaaagcctgtaaaagttgtgtggaccatccaaaatgtcctcacaaggtcaaaatgtcctcacaaaaagatgtttgtttgacaattggtccacacagtCCATTTAagacatgttcacacacatacacacacatttgtgcatctACTCTTCTTGGAACACTGcattaaaatcttttttttatttgaacaacCAAATCTTATCCCTAACCTAATCCTTATGTACAGTAAGTATGAAGTATAGCTCATTTATTTCTAGTGTTGCTGTAGATAATGAATGTTGATAACACGATAATGTTGACTGAGAAGGACCTTGAGTGTCATGAAAggcaaatgtgtttattatgaATGATTATCACTATTATCGTTACTGTtgggaataataaaaatacattctcTATAGTAAACCATTATTACCACATGtattcatacatacacacacacacactaaagccTAAAAGGCTATATAATTATATCACTATTATCGTTACTGTtgggaataataaaaatacattctcTATAGTAAACCATTATTACCACATGtattcatacatacacacacacacactaaagccTAAAAGGCTATATAATTATACTGGGTGCTGATGTTGGGTATGATAAAGCCAGAGTTTACTTCCTGGAAGAACAATACATTTgtaatgaatgtatttatttgggATCATTGCTTATTATAGTAGAACTCACATAGTGGGGGTGAAACAGCTCtgcacacataacacacacctTTCGTTCTCCGTCATCTGGCTCTCTAAATCACACACAGTTGCCAGGTTATCATGTTACATCGCTGTATGTCGTGAAAGTGCCCTGTCTATACGCACAGCTCAAAACTCTGATTACTTTTCATTACTGCATGGTGGCTCAGACCACTAGTTACACGCGCGGGGGTGGTACGTGCTAAAAGAAAAGTAATACCAAGAGTTCTATTTCACGTTCTACCACTATAAACTTCGTTTGACTGGTATGTGGAGCTGTAATAAGACAAATTATGTATGTAATTCGAGTCAAACGGTTATCATTTAGTTGCGCGAACAAGTCAGCGGACACCGTCCACCCCTGTGACAAGTGGTGCTGCTCGTGTATGTTGTCACAGGCTCATTAGCGTGCAATTTTGGACAGTAGTGCGCTGGGGCAATGTTGTAGTTTGCAGAAGCTGCTTGTAGTAGGACGTGTAGTGAGGAACTCGCATCTCTTCCTGCCTGACTCCTTGTTGTGTCTGTCTGATAAAACTAAACTCAACATGGTCCAGCAAACTTAAACAGCCGCGGGGTGCTGTTGGAGAGCCGGGGCGCACACCGTGAGGCTTGTAAGTCGTAGTTTTTGGTCAAATAACTGTCTGTGCTGGCTAACTAAAAGAGGCTGTATCTAGTTTATAAGTTGTTAtgctcttttgtgttttaaaagtgggtGTCTCGCATGAATAGTTATTTTCTTACATTGACATGTACTTTCACAATTGTCTAGTATCAGTAAACTTCTGAAAGtgtactaaactaaacttagTTAGCTTAGCAACCTTTCCTCATGTGTACAGACTGTTCCTTTTGTCTTGTTTGGGTTAAAACTTACATAAATGCAGCGTGAAGTGATTATTATCTGCTCCTTTACCATGTATTACGTCTGCGTTACAATTGAATAGAATAGTATGGAGTTAAATGTCGTTGGGAAGGTTAATATAACAAGTGTCAGTAAGCTTGAACATGTCCATACATATTCAGAGTCTTGTAAACCATCCATGGTAATTACTACAGTTCATGTCAGTATCATCCCTTCGTCTCCTTTGCTACAATAGAAACTATGCATGACCTGTCTGCCATCgcataatgtgtgtgttaactCTATCAGATTAGCTGACATGCAAAGAGATAAAACCACCCTTGGGTCAAAAAGTTTTTATGTGACATTGAAGTGCAAACTGGGTTTTCACTCATGCATGGAACTCAGGACAAGATAGGGAAGTGTAATTAGGGGGCAAacatgtatgacttttttttttttcttcaacatgTTCAGGGTGCAAGCTTTTGTACTTGATGCCCCATTATTTGGTGGCCATGTTATTTGGGGCTTagaccatttttttcttttatggcaCATTTTGTGCCAGTTGCAGTGGAATGTGATGTCTTATCTTTATCTAGCCAACCTTCCCCTCAGGTATGAGGATGGGGCTGGCTGACACACAATGTAACTGATTCTGCAATTTAAGTCCTCAGTAGGATCATAAACACAAGAGCTTGTTAAACCTGAACTCCTCAGTGTGCCACAACCATGGTTATGGCTGCT contains these protein-coding regions:
- the hpdl gene encoding 4-hydroxyphenylpyruvate dioxygenase-like protein; protein product: MAAYLSGLHHISLHVSNVNKIANDLVSKFKFSLFATRLTDRSRQLAFRKGAAVFVVNERPNQSGVILNEELPDITHRHSPDTRRLNVRKYEQGTAKCLYDISPSYSVDTVSNVCFEVEDVEKSFRDLRHLGCNFLVPPTTVEDEAGAVTYSVVQSVVGNVCHTLIDRTKYEGLFLPGFDVLEKDCNLEEDEDMSCPITHFDHITYACHRKTTLQVMRWYEQLFGFQRFFIDSEEDVDEGFVINQEGIGLRLTAMEYWKCSKAGIILPSVDKKGPDCKFVIAESLPEQGRNQVDTFLEQHRAPGIQHVGLYTENILSTAHAMAGAGVQFFSPPPAYYTEVGKQQEIEEAGHSPQMLAQYGILLDTDLHQGPLKTSCDNRRYLLQVFTKPIFAEDTFFLELIERRGAMGFGEGNIRALWRSVQAYMESERGDSQENENSKTVYIRAHETK